GGCCGCTCCGGCGTTGAGGGGACCATGAAAACGGCAGAGACGATCACGGCAGTCAGCAGCACAGCCGGCAGAACCAGGCGTTGCCAGTGAAAACCACCCAGCGTCTGGACTACCTGATCGCTTTTTAACGGTTCTGCGTGAGCTGTCCCGGGCTGTTGGGCAGCCAACTGGAGCAGTTCTTCGGCCTGTAAGCCAAGATAGGCCGCATAAGTTCTGAGAAACCCCTTCAGGTATGCCGGACTGGGAAGATCCTGGGGCCGGTTTTCCTCCAGGGCGCGCAGATAATTTTTACCGATCTTGGTGGCTTCCGCTGCCTCTTCAAGCGAAATACGGTTAAATTCACGGCAACGGCGAAGGATGGAACCCGCTGAATGCGCTTCCGGTTCGGTAATAGCTGTGTTCTGGTCAGTATCCACAGGAGGTTCTCCTACCTGAGCAGATCAATGTAACCGATAGCGGTGTGGCCAATTTCCGAATCAGGGGCAATTCTGACCACTTCCTTGAAAGCTGCCCGGGCGGCAGCAAGCTGGCTTTGCTTCATCAACGCCAGGCCCAGCTGAAAATGTGCCTGGGCATAATCCGGGGCTATTTCGATGGCCCGCCGATATTCATCAGCAGCCTGTTGGGTCTTGCCCTGGGCAAACAGCACGCGGCCGATGGCTACCTTGACAATTGGATTGCGCGGATCGGCAGAGCGGGCAGTATACAGCTCTTCCAGGGCAGCGCTGTAGTCACCCTTGCCAAGATAGGCCAACCCGAGATTGATCAGGGCATGGTCATGGCGGGGGTAAAACAGGTCATCTTTAACCGCACGGAACTGCTGGATGGCATTATCCCAGCGGCCGGTTTCAAGATAGAGGACCCCTAAATCGTTGCGGGCCTCTGAGTATTTGGGACGCAGGGCCAGCGCCCGTAGGTAGCGCTGTTCCGCCAGGTCAAGACGCCGTTTACCGGTCAGGGCCCGTCCCAGATTATATTGTAGCTCTGCATTATCCGGATCCAGCTTTTCCGCTTCACTCAGATCGGTCAGAGCAGCGGTGTAGTTGCGTTCCTCAAGGAATGAGACCCCCATCTGGTAATGATACGAGGCGGGACGCCCGCTTGACGAAGTGGCGGCACACCCGGCCAGTGTGGATACAACCACCAGAGCTGTCAGCAGGGTTCCATAATGCATGGCGACTCCTTGAAATGGTTAAATTACGTAACATGCTGTAAAAACTACCAGACATCAGTATGCCTGTCAATTAAACCCCAGATCCCGGAAACTGGTCAGCCCCTTGAAGCTGCGGTAGCGCGCCTCAATCTCCGGATAAGTCAAACGTTTCATCCGGTTCAGGCTGAAATCCTCCACATTGAAGGAGGCCATCACCGAACCGAACACCAGGGCCTGGCGGATGCCGTCTTCCGAGAGATCACCGGTATTGGCCAGATACCCCATGAACCCGCCGGCAAAGGTATCACCGGCGCCGGTGGGATCAAAGACCTCTTCCAGGGGCCAGGCCGGGGCGGCAAAAACTGTCTCGGCGGTGAACATCAGCACGCCGTACTCGCCCCGTTTGACCACCAGACGCTTGCAGCCCAGACTGATAATCTGACGGGCCGCCTTGACCAGATTGGCTTCACCGGTCAACATGCGGGCCTCCCCCTCGTTGATCACCACAATATCAACCCGCTTCATCACCTCTTTCAACGCGTCAGGCTTGGAGGAAATCCAGAAGTTCATACTGTCGCAGGCGGTCAGGCGCGGCCTTTCCACCTGATCCAGCACCTGCAGCTGCAGTTCGGGATCAATGTTGGCCAGAAAGAGCACATCGGTAGAGCGGTAGGCATCCGGCAGTTCCGGTTTGAAATCCAGCAGCACATTCAGCTGGGTATCCAGAGTCTGGGCCTCGTTCAGGTCGTAGCCGTACTTGCCGGACCAGTGAAAGGTCTTGCCCGGTATCCGCTGCAACCCCTGCAGGTCAATCTCCCGCGACTTGAGAAAACTGACATGCTCTTCAGGGAAGTCCTCACCCACCACCGCCACCAGCGAGACATCGCTGAAAAAACTGGCTGAAGTGGAAAAATAGGTGGCAGAGCCGCCCAGCACATTTTCGCCCTTGCCAAAGGGGGTCTCTACCGTATCAAAGGCAACCGTACCGACAACGACAATACCCATGTCAAAAACTCCTTAAGGTAGATACTTGGAAACGATCGGGCCAAGTTTGGCAATGGTTTCAGCCGGTATTACGGCCCGGTCGGTTATAATCGCATACTGCAGGACAGAGCTGCAGCTGCAGTTCTGTTCAAGCACGCTGTCCTGCACTGCATGACGGATGATCTCTTTGGCCATGACCACGTTTTTATGCATGATCTCCAGGATCGCCTCCACCGTCACATCTTCATGGGTTTCGTGCCAGCAGTCATAATCAGTGGAAAGGGCGATTACACCGTAACAGATCTCTGCCTCACGGGCCAGCTTGGCCTCGGTCAGGTTGGTCATGCCGATGATATCCCCTCCAATACTGCGATACATGAAAGATTCTGCACGGGTGGAGAAGGCCGGGCCCTCCATGCAGATATAGGTACCCCCCTTGTGCGTCACGGCACCGGCTGCCTGAGCTGCCCGGAACAGTTTATCAGACAGGCAGGCACAGGTTGGATCGGCAAAGCCGACATGGGCCACAACCCCTTCCCCGAAAAAAGTCGCCTGACGACTTCCCCTGGTACGATCGATAAACTGATCAGGAATCACAATATGACCCGGTATGACCTCCTCTTTCAGGCTGCCCACGGCAGAAACCGAGATGATCCGCTGAACCCCCAGCTGCTTCATGCCATAGATGTTGGCCCGGTAATTGACTTCGGAGGGCAGCAGACGGTGTCCCCGGCCATGACGGGGGAGAAAGACCATCTTGACGCCATTCAGTACGCCGGTGATATAGGCATCCGAAGGCTGTCCAAAGGGGGTATCCAGCGTTATCTCTTCAATCTGTTGCAACCCTTCCATCTCATACAGACCGCTGCCGCCAATCACGCCAATCATTCCGGTGTCCCCTCCTCCTGCTCTTTTTCCTGCTGTTCGCGTTGTTTTTTTCTCAATACCTTTTCGGCAGCCATGGCAGCCGAGGCCTCGCGTTGCGCCCGCAACAGCTCACTGCCGGTATGGGCCGTACTGGCCCCCATACAGAAAAAGACTGCCGGAGCATGTTCTGAGGCACGTGCCACTGCCGCCCTGAAGCGAATCAGGCCGGTTGCCGTCTGCTGTTCATCAAGCCCCGGCAGTAGAATTGCAAAGCCATCGCCACCGGTACGGGAGACCAGGTCTTCGGCCCGGAACCCCTCTTTCAGCAGGCGGGCCGCCTTCATCAGGATCAGATCCCCCTGCTCGCGCCCCTGTTCGTCATTGGTCAGCTGAAGATTATCAAGAGAGGCGATCACCACGCTGACCGGGAAACGCCGACCACGGGAAAGACGCTCAAACTCGGTGTCAAAGTAGGCCCGGTTATAGAGGCCGGTCATCGGGTCATGGACCGTCAGATAGGCCAGCTGTTTCTCTCGCTGACGCCGTTCCGAGACATCATGGCCGACACTCAGGATTTCCAGCCGCCCCTTTTCATCATAGGCAGGCGAATTATTCCAGGCCACCCAGATCCGGCTGCCGTCCCAGCAGATAGTTTCATGTTCAGAGGTACGAAACTGTTCAGGATTCGCCCCTATTTCCGCAATTAGCTGCCGCAGACTCTGACCGGTACTCTCGATCTCCGGTACTATCGTCCCCACCAGGTGACGGCCGACCAGCTCTTCCGGCAAAAATCCGAAAAATTCGCAGGTATGGGAATTAGCAAAGGTAATGATCCCATCGCTGGTCCAACGCAGGATGAAACTGCTGGAACGCTCCACCAGTTCACGGTAGTTGCGTTCGGAAAGCCGCATCCGCTCTTCAATCCGCACCCTGTCAGCAATGTTGCGGGTTACCCCCTGAAAACCGACCAGGTCACCGGCATCATTACGGATGGCAGCAACGGTCACCTCAGACGGAATCAGCCGGCCGGCCTTACTGATAATCTGGATCTCGAGCAGACGCTGGCCAAGCTTCTTGCCGCTCAGCTCATCGGCCATCCTGGCGGCCAGGCGGGCCAGAACAAAATCTCGGGAGGCGGGGGCAAGCAGCTCCGTCAGCGTGCGCCCCAGCAGTTCTTCCGGGTTGTAGCCGAACTGCTCTGTGACCGCAGGATTCAGGTAGCTGAAACGCAGCTCGTGATCAGTCCGCCAGATCACATCCGGACTGTTCTCCACCAGGGTTTGATAGAGTGAGCAGGATTCAGAACGCATATCACACCTCGCAGGCGGTTGCCACAAAACGGCAGGTCCGGGCACCGTTGGCCCAGCAGTCCACCTCGCGCACCACAAAGGGCCGGCCGCTGTAGCTCTCCAGCAGGGCCGCAACAAATCCTTCATCATAGGTACAGATCGTATTGTCCAGCACCGGCAGACCTGAACAATCCAGATCCTCGGAAACCGTCACCACAAACCGCCCGTCAATCAGGTCTGCCTCTTCAATCGCCAGAATGCCGATCCCCAGATCTCGCAAGGCCTGTCCGAGCCGCTTGCTAAAGAGATGCAGGTCAGCCACCGGCCCGACCAGCTGGTCGTAGAAATGCTTACCGGCCAGGTAACCTGACTCATACAGCAAGCTGTCGGTAACCGTAGTACCGTAGTGCCGTTCCAGCACCTCCCGCAGGGTAAACTGCATCAGACGGTACGCTTCGACCCGCATCTGCGGTCCCAGAGAGGGACGGCCAACGGCAAGATCACCAAGCAACTCCCAGCTAAAGGGATGATTACATTGCACATCAGACATCGGGAGACTCCTGGGACGGTTTGCGATCCAGCTTTCCCTTCAGTTGTCCACAGGCAGCGGATATATCGCTACCGCGGCTGTCACGGGTGATTACGGTAAAATGGCGATCCAGCAGATACTTGTGGAACGCATCCAGCGCAGCACGGCTGGGAGGCCTGAAATCAGCCCCTTCATGGGGATTGAACGGTATCAGATTGATCTTACAGGGGATATCGGATAACAGCCGCACCAGCCGCTTGGCATCCTCCGGCGTATCATTCAGCCCGCCCAGCAGGACATATTCAATGGTGATCTTGCGCCGTCCCGGCAGGGGGTAGTTTTTCAAGGCAGCCAGCAGCGTCGCGATCGGGTAGGCCTTGTTGACCGGCATGATCCGGTCCCGCAACTCGTCAGTAGTGGCATTCAGGGAGACGGCCAGGTTGACGGTCACCTCACGCCCCAACCGCTCCAGCTCCGGCACCAGCCCGCAGGTAGAGACCGTCACCCGCCGGGAGGAGAGCTGCAGCCCGTTATCCTCCGCCATGATCTGCAGGGCCGGGATGACATTGTCCAGGTTGTGCAACGGCTCTCCCATCCCCATCATCACGATGTTGCGCACCTCCACATCCCGCTGCACCGCCAGGATCTGGTTAACGATCTCGGCGGTCGTCAGATTACGCGTCAGACTGAAGGTACCGGTCAGGCAGAAGGCACACTGCATGGCGCAACCGGCCTGGGATGAAATACAGAGGGTGTTGCGATCTTCGTCGGGAATGATCACCGACTCCACGGCATTGCCATCTTCAAGCATGAACAGGTACTTGCGGGTACCGTCACTGCCCACCTCAACGGTCTCAGGCTCAAGACGGCTGATACAGGCGGTCCGGACAAGCTCGGCACGCAGCGCCTTGGAGACATTGGTCATCTCGTCAAAGCTGCTGACGTCGTGTTGATAGAGCCACTTGAAGATCTGGGTTGCGCGATAGCGCTCTTTGCCCTGCCCCTGTAGAAACTGCTCCAGAGCAGGCAGGGTCAGGTTTTTGAGGTCGGTTCGGAGGGAATCGGGCATACGCCGCACAAAAAAGCGGCCCTGTCACCAGTGTGAAAGGGCCGCTTCCTTATGGTTAGCCCACCAGCTCGAAGCTGTTGAAGAAATAGGGGATCTCAAAGGCTGCGGTCTCAGGCGCGTCTGAGCCGTGGGATGAGTTCTCTTCGATATTCTTTGCAAACTCCTTACGGATGGTGCCGGGCTCTGCATTGGCAGGGTTGGTGGCACCCATCAGGGTCCGCCAGTCAGCAATGGCATTCTCTTTCTGGAGGCACATCACGATCACCGGTGAACGGGACATGAAGCTGCAGAGGTCGTTGAAGAACGGACGCTCTTTGTGAACATAGTAGAAACCTTCAGCCTGGGCACGGGAAAGATGGATTTTCTTCATGCCGACGATGGCAAAACCGGCTTCTTCAATCTTGGTGATGATTTTGCCGGACAGGCCCCGCTCAACGGCATCCGGCTTGATGATAGCAAAGGTACGTTCCATAACTTTTCTCCTTCATAATTCAAGTGGCAATGAAAGGATGCTCATAGCATGTGACTGCGTGAAATGTCAAGCTGTTACGGGCTGCCGGCATGATACCGGGAAACGTCATGTCTGTCACTTGAGCAGCCTGAAATATACCTCAACTATGCGTTAAGTGATTGCCAATACAGTCTGTTACGTTCTATGCTGCTGCCCATGTCCAAACAACAACCCGCCACACCAGCGACCGGCTCACCCCGCCAGGCCGCCTATACGACCCTGCAGCGGCTGTCCGGCAGTGACCTGCACGCCGATGATCTGATCGATCAGGAGTTGTCCCGCAACCAGCTGCAGGGACCGGACCGTGGCCTGTTTGCCGAGTTGGTCTTCGGCGTGCTGCGCCGCCAGGGGACCCTTGATCATTACCTGAAACAGCTGGTGCAGCAGCCCCTGGAACGGCTGGAGCTGCCGGTACTGCT
Above is a window of Trichlorobacter lovleyi SZ DNA encoding:
- a CDS encoding V4R domain-containing protein, with product MSDVQCNHPFSWELLGDLAVGRPSLGPQMRVEAYRLMQFTLREVLERHYGTTVTDSLLYESGYLAGKHFYDQLVGPVADLHLFSKRLGQALRDLGIGILAIEEADLIDGRFVVTVSEDLDCSGLPVLDNTICTYDEGFVAALLESYSGRPFVVREVDCWANGARTCRFVATACEV
- a CDS encoding PfkB family carbohydrate kinase, producing MGIVVVGTVAFDTVETPFGKGENVLGGSATYFSTSASFFSDVSLVAVVGEDFPEEHVSFLKSREIDLQGLQRIPGKTFHWSGKYGYDLNEAQTLDTQLNVLLDFKPELPDAYRSTDVLFLANIDPELQLQVLDQVERPRLTACDSMNFWISSKPDALKEVMKRVDIVVINEGEARMLTGEANLVKAARQIISLGCKRLVVKRGEYGVLMFTAETVFAAPAWPLEEVFDPTGAGDTFAGGFMGYLANTGDLSEDGIRQALVFGSVMASFNVEDFSLNRMKRLTYPEIEARYRSFKGLTSFRDLGFN
- the ndk gene encoding nucleoside-diphosphate kinase yields the protein MERTFAIIKPDAVERGLSGKIITKIEEAGFAIVGMKKIHLSRAQAEGFYYVHKERPFFNDLCSFMSRSPVIVMCLQKENAIADWRTLMGATNPANAEPGTIRKEFAKNIEENSSHGSDAPETAAFEIPYFFNSFELVG
- the rlmN gene encoding 23S rRNA (adenine(2503)-C(2))-methyltransferase RlmN: MPDSLRTDLKNLTLPALEQFLQGQGKERYRATQIFKWLYQHDVSSFDEMTNVSKALRAELVRTACISRLEPETVEVGSDGTRKYLFMLEDGNAVESVIIPDEDRNTLCISSQAGCAMQCAFCLTGTFSLTRNLTTAEIVNQILAVQRDVEVRNIVMMGMGEPLHNLDNVIPALQIMAEDNGLQLSSRRVTVSTCGLVPELERLGREVTVNLAVSLNATTDELRDRIMPVNKAYPIATLLAALKNYPLPGRRKITIEYVLLGGLNDTPEDAKRLVRLLSDIPCKINLIPFNPHEGADFRPPSRAALDAFHKYLLDRHFTVITRDSRGSDISAACGQLKGKLDRKPSQESPDV
- a CDS encoding tetratricopeptide repeat protein, with product MHYGTLLTALVVVSTLAGCAATSSSGRPASYHYQMGVSFLEERNYTAALTDLSEAEKLDPDNAELQYNLGRALTGKRRLDLAEQRYLRALALRPKYSEARNDLGVLYLETGRWDNAIQQFRAVKDDLFYPRHDHALINLGLAYLGKGDYSAALEELYTARSADPRNPIVKVAIGRVLFAQGKTQQAADEYRRAIEIAPDYAQAHFQLGLALMKQSQLAAARAAFKEVVRIAPDSEIGHTAIGYIDLLR
- a CDS encoding sensor domain-containing diguanylate cyclase, coding for MRSESCSLYQTLVENSPDVIWRTDHELRFSYLNPAVTEQFGYNPEELLGRTLTELLAPASRDFVLARLAARMADELSGKKLGQRLLEIQIISKAGRLIPSEVTVAAIRNDAGDLVGFQGVTRNIADRVRIEERMRLSERNYRELVERSSSFILRWTSDGIITFANSHTCEFFGFLPEELVGRHLVGTIVPEIESTGQSLRQLIAEIGANPEQFRTSEHETICWDGSRIWVAWNNSPAYDEKGRLEILSVGHDVSERRQREKQLAYLTVHDPMTGLYNRAYFDTEFERLSRGRRFPVSVVIASLDNLQLTNDEQGREQGDLILMKAARLLKEGFRAEDLVSRTGGDGFAILLPGLDEQQTATGLIRFRAAVARASEHAPAVFFCMGASTAHTGSELLRAQREASAAMAAEKVLRKKQREQQEKEQEEGTPE
- the mtnP gene encoding S-methyl-5'-thioadenosine phosphorylase → MIGVIGGSGLYEMEGLQQIEEITLDTPFGQPSDAYITGVLNGVKMVFLPRHGRGHRLLPSEVNYRANIYGMKQLGVQRIISVSAVGSLKEEVIPGHIVIPDQFIDRTRGSRQATFFGEGVVAHVGFADPTCACLSDKLFRAAQAAGAVTHKGGTYICMEGPAFSTRAESFMYRSIGGDIIGMTNLTEAKLAREAEICYGVIALSTDYDCWHETHEDVTVEAILEIMHKNVVMAKEIIRHAVQDSVLEQNCSCSSVLQYAIITDRAVIPAETIAKLGPIVSKYLP